The DNA sequence CAGCGCGCTCCGTGGCCGTCAGCTCCGCTCCGCCTACAACCGGCTGGGCCCCGAGGCGAAGTACAGCCGGCCTGCCGACAAGAACGGCGGAGGCGCCCTCGCGGTCTACACCCGCGCGGTGGGCACCGAGCAGAAGGACTGGCCGTCCAAGGGCCTCGGCGTCGGCAGCAACGACGACAAGGTGCAGATGATCCTCAGCCCCGAGGTGCTGACCAGGCCCGGCCACTCCTGGCGCGCCTCCTCCACGGACAACATGGGGCTCGTGCCGGGCGCGACGAAGCACGACCAGGCTCAGCTCGCGAAGGATGGAAACCCGCTCCAGCGCACGAAGCCCCTCTGGGGGAAGCAGTCCGAGGCGTCCCGCAACGACAACTTCAACCGGACCGTGGCGGGCACGGCCCCCAAGGAGCAGAACGAGCAGCTCCACTGGCAGAAGGTCCCCCTCACCAACAACCTGAAGGGGATGGTCTGCACGTCCCAGGCGACCTTCGACAAGATGATGCAGCTCGAGGGTGCCCGGCCCAGCGGCCTCAAGCTGCCAACGGGCATCGCGGGGCTGGGCTCCGTCCCCATGGGCGGCCAGCGGATCCCCGTCACGCTCGTGGACGGGAAGACCTCCCTGGTCACCGCGCTGCGCGCCTCGGGAATCGCCAACAGCCAGGGACAGGTCCGCTAGCGCGAGTCCCTGACCTCACGGTCGAGGCCCCTGCCCCAATCAGGCTTTCCTTGCCGAAAATGTCGTAACCGCTTTGCCTGTAAAACGTGTCCGACTCGTGACGCAGAGGAACAGCCCCCCGGTGCAAGGTGCGCGCGGTTTCACTCCCCCGAACTCCTGTCAGGAGCCGCGCGCCCATGACCCCGACGAGGTTGATGTCACTCGCCGTCGTGACCATCGCCAGTTGTCTTGCCGTCCCCTCCATCGCCTTCGCCAGGGATGATGACTCCGCGGCGGTCGGGCGGAGTTCGGAGTCCTCCGGACGCGGGAGTTCGCGCCGGCTCAACGTCCAGGTAGGACCCCGCCCGTACTACCTGGTCGAGGACATGGACGAGAGCCCCCTCAAGTGGAAGCTCCAGCAATGCTCCGAGGGCCCGTTCTCCAAGACGGAGTTCTCCATCGGCCACCGGGGCGCTCCGCTCCAGTTCCCCGAACATACGAAGGAGTCCTACGAGGCCGCGGCCCGCATGGGCGCCGGCATCCTCGAGTGCGACGTGACCTTCACGAAGGACCGGCAGCTCGTGTGCCGCCATTCGCAGTGTGACCTCCACACCACCACGAACATCCTCTCCATCCCCTCCCTGGCGGCGAAGTGCACGCAGCCCTTCCAGCCGGCGAACCCGGCGGTGGGGCGCCCCGCGTCGGCGCTCTGCTGCACCAGCGACATCACGCTCGCCGAGTTCAAGCAGCTCTGCGGAAAGATGGATGCCGCCAACCCTGCCGCGACCACCGTCGCCCAGTACCTGGACGGCACGGCGAAGTGGCGCACGGATCTGTACGCCACCTGCGGCACCGTCCTCTCCCACCGGGAGAGCATCGAGCTGTTCAAGAAGCTGGGCACGAAGTTCACCCCCGAGCTCAAGGCCCCCAGCGTCCCCATGCCCTTCCAGGGCGAGTACACGCAGCAGCAGTACGCGCAGCAGATGATCGACGAGTACAAGCAGGCCCGGGTCTCCCCGAGCGATGTCTGGCCGCAGTCCTTCGACCGCGACGACGTGCTGTATTGGATCCAGCACGAGCCCCGGTTCGGCAAGCAGGCGGTGTACCTCGATGGCCGCTATGAGATCCCCGGCACCCGCTTCGACCCGAACAACCCGACCACCTGGGTCCCCAGCATGGACGAGCTGGTGGACTCGGGCGTGAAGGTCATCGCGCCGCCCATCTACGTGCTGCTCACGCTGGACGCGCAGGGGAAGATCGTCCCGTCCGCGTATGCGAAGGCGGCGCGGGCGGCGGGCCTGGACATCATCACCTGGTCGTTCGAGCGCGACGGCCTGCTGAAGAATGGCGGCGGCTTCTACTTCCAGTCCGTCGCTCCGGCCATCAACAACGATGGCGACATGCTGGTCGCGCTCGACGTGCTCGCCCGGCACGTCGGAGTCATCGGCGTCTTCAGCGACTGGCCCGGCACGGTGACGTACTACGCGAACTGCATGGGGCTCTAACCTCGCGAACGGCGATGCCCGGGCGGGCCGGCCTTCACGGGCCGCCCGCTCCGGGTCTTCGCGCGAACAGGACGAGCAGCCCCACGGACCGGGTGGAACAAGGTGGAGCCCGCGGAGGGAGTGGCGTGTTGCCTCCGGGACAACCGCGAACACCGGGGCGGCCCAAGGCCCGCATCCGCTCAGCGTTCGGCGATGTCGTCGCGCTGAAGGTACGAGGACGCTTCGACAATCGACTCCAGGGTCCAACCCCGGTTGGTCCCGCGGCCGAAGGAGTCGCAGTCGCCGTCCGTGTGGATGCCCAGCAGGTAGCCCTGGCGGTTGAGCACGCCCGCGCCGGAGCTCCCGACCAGGGTGTCCAGGTCCGAGTAGTAGAGCTGCCGGTCACATGAAGCCACGAAGCGGCCTTCGGCGATGACCTTGGGCAAGCCGCGGGGATGCTGGATGATGGCCAGCCGCTCGGTGGGCCGGGTCGTCAGCAGGACGGGCCTGACCGCGGGCAGCACATCCAACTGGATGAGCGCATAGTCGGGTTCGAGCGACTGCTCGATGACGGTGCCCTCGGTGACCAGCGGGTCGCCGTCGGGGGCCTCCTCGAAGTTGAAGACCAGCAGCGCCCGGTCGCCGAGCCTGGCACAGTGCCCGGCGGTCACGACCACGGGACCCGCGCTTGCTTCAATCAAGGTTCCAGTGCAGCGCCCGTCAATCAGCACGACCGCGTCCTCGCGGTCCTGGACGACGTCGGAGAACTCGCCCTGGTAGCGGTTGATGGGGATGAATTCGCGGAGCGGGCCGCACTGAGAGAGGCCGCGCACCTCCGGCTTCTTCACGCTCGCGCAGACGGAGGGAACCTCGACGAGGCCGGTGCCCGGAGGATCCCCGGGCCCCCCCGTTCCACAGGCCGCGAGGCCCAGGAAGGAGGTGCCCGCGAGAAGCGGCCCCCAGTGCGACATGGACATCCCTGGGGGCCTGGAGCGCATCTCAGTAGATGGTGGTCAGCGCGGTGATGTCGGAGCTGGTCCACTCGCCGGTCTCGGTGGACCGGAAGCAGGAGTTCATGATCGAACCGCCGACCGTGGCCGTGCTCGGCGTGCCCGAGATGAGGATGGCGCCCACGCCCGCGGTGCCCTCGTTGGAGGCGGAGCCACCACAGCTGATGGCGCGGTTGTAGTAGTCCGAGTGACGGAAGCCGATCGTGTGGCCGATCTCGTGCGTGATGACGTGCTCGTTCACGTCAACGCTGTAGCTCTGCAGGCCGGTGCCGATGTTGATGGTGCCGTAGGGCAGGCCGCCCGAGGGGAAGCCCGAGGAGCCGCCGGCGCCCGACGTGATGGTCGCGGTGATGTTCGCGTTGCAACCCGTGGTCGGGCCGCGCGCCATGGTGAACGTGAGGCCCAGGCTGTTGTAGTTGCCGATCGCCAGATCGAGGCCCTGGCTCAGGCGGGTGTAGGTGTTGAACGTGGACGTGGGGTTGATGCAGATCTTCTTCACGCTGGTGCTGACCAGGTTGGTCGTCCGGTACTGCTCGGCGCTCTCCTTGCCGGGCTGGAGCATCTCGCGGGACGCCTCGAGGGACACCTGGGCGTCGCGGCCCACGTACACGGCACCATCAACGACCATGATGTCGTTGGCCGGGAAGCCCGCCTGCACCAGGTTGGAGACAATCTCCTGGTTCTCGCTCTCCAGGTCGGTACCGCAGCCAGACAACAGCGCGCCACAGCTCGCAACGAGGACTGCCGCCTTCTTGAACATTCGTCGTTCCTCTGGTTCGGGGGAGATCCGCTGCCGCCTGACCTTCCCGTCAGCCACGGACAGCTTGCCCGGCGACAGAGCAACTGTCGGGCCATGCGACACGCCAGAGGGGATTGGCGACCCTTCCAGGAATTCATGGAGCACCGACACTCCAGATTTCAAGAATGTAAGAGTAAAGTCACGTGACGTCCATGGTTCCAAGAGGTTGCCGTTACAGTGGTTTTCAAGCCTAAGACTGAATCTCACAATTTCCGGACAGTGGTGTCTTTGATTCAGTCACTGACCCTGGGGTCGTATTCACCCGTGAACACGGGGAGAGGACGCGGCGCCGACGAGCGAATGGGCGTGAATGGGCTCCCGGTGTATCCCGTCTTCGATGCCAATGCGCCCTACCGCCCTCCCCTTCGCCGCGCTGCTGAGCGCGACCCTGTCGTTCCTCCCGGGCTGCGAGAGCACGAAGTCCAGTGCCCCCTCTCCCACGGACACGCGAACCCAGGAGCCCGCGTCCCTCGCGGCCGATGACGCCTGGAGCCGCGCCCGCGTGGGCGACCGCGTCACCTATGCCTTCTCCGCGACGCATGGCCCCGAGCCCCGGGGTGGCGGCACCGCGCGCACCGTGGCCGGCCAGCTGACGCTGGAGGTGGTGGCGGTGCGGCAGCCCTGGGTCTGGGTGCGCGTGGCGTTCACGGACGCGTCCGGCAAGCCGCTGGCCCAGCCGCGGCTGGCGACCGACCTCCTCCTCCCCGTGCGCGCGGAGGCGACGCGCCCGTTCGACGTGCCCCATGGAGGCCAGGCCACCGCCGAGAAGACCTCCAGCGCGGGCCGCACCTGGGAGGCCGTGCGCTACGTCACCGACCAGCGCTCGTTCGACGGCCCC is a window from the Corallococcus silvisoli genome containing:
- a CDS encoding zinc-dependent metalloprotease — its product is MFKKAAVLVASCGALLSGCGTDLESENQEIVSNLVQAGFPANDIMVVDGAVYVGRDAQVSLEASREMLQPGKESAEQYRTTNLVSTSVKKICINPTSTFNTYTRLSQGLDLAIGNYNSLGLTFTMARGPTTGCNANITATITSGAGGSSGFPSGGLPYGTINIGTGLQSYSVDVNEHVITHEIGHTIGFRHSDYYNRAISCGGSASNEGTAGVGAILISGTPSTATVGGSIMNSCFRSTETGEWTSSDITALTTIY
- a CDS encoding glycerophosphodiester phosphodiesterase family protein, translating into MTPTRLMSLAVVTIASCLAVPSIAFARDDDSAAVGRSSESSGRGSSRRLNVQVGPRPYYLVEDMDESPLKWKLQQCSEGPFSKTEFSIGHRGAPLQFPEHTKESYEAAARMGAGILECDVTFTKDRQLVCRHSQCDLHTTTNILSIPSLAAKCTQPFQPANPAVGRPASALCCTSDITLAEFKQLCGKMDAANPAATTVAQYLDGTAKWRTDLYATCGTVLSHRESIELFKKLGTKFTPELKAPSVPMPFQGEYTQQQYAQQMIDEYKQARVSPSDVWPQSFDRDDVLYWIQHEPRFGKQAVYLDGRYEIPGTRFDPNNPTTWVPSMDELVDSGVKVIAPPIYVLLTLDAQGKIVPSAYAKAARAAGLDIITWSFERDGLLKNGGGFYFQSVAPAINNDGDMLVALDVLARHVGVIGVFSDWPGTVTYYANCMGL
- a CDS encoding trypsin-like serine peptidase, whose product is MRSRPPGMSMSHWGPLLAGTSFLGLAACGTGGPGDPPGTGLVEVPSVCASVKKPEVRGLSQCGPLREFIPINRYQGEFSDVVQDREDAVVLIDGRCTGTLIEASAGPVVVTAGHCARLGDRALLVFNFEEAPDGDPLVTEGTVIEQSLEPDYALIQLDVLPAVRPVLLTTRPTERLAIIQHPRGLPKVIAEGRFVASCDRQLYYSDLDTLVGSSGAGVLNRQGYLLGIHTDGDCDSFGRGTNRGWTLESIVEASSYLQRDDIAER